A single region of the Oncorhynchus keta strain PuntledgeMale-10-30-2019 chromosome 4, Oket_V2, whole genome shotgun sequence genome encodes:
- the LOC118376792 gene encoding FK506-binding protein 5, which translates to MEETYLLNYPGVKKKILVGGNGPMPHFPPGTKLVFHFQTLLDNFERTVIDDSRKAKAKVPMEIFVGKMFKMEVWETLLTSMRIGEVAEFWCDAVHTGLYPIVSKGMRLIAQGKDPLEGQRHTCGMGNMFNYNTTGWPELDELMRTPQALIFIMELIQVGDPFSYKRESWIMDKDEKMKEVPSLHLQGNALVRQGHFREAAKKYQEAVVLLRIVLSKEMPGDEDYIAVDRLITPLVLNYCQCMLELEEYYEVLEHTSDLIHKHKDCVKAYYKRAKAHAAVWNEKEAKRDFNMVANLDITLAPLVHKELRFLADRLKEKYWEEKEKYWNCLEQEEKEGKKAEDEEKEDEEGKKDKDGESTVTKVKDKEKSNDNSASSKEEVKDVKDDKQNETGWKKAIEKDGTTITATVKDKAKVKDRTANQATMKDETANKRTESTPETQPETNQSALSVIEGMDWQQKLRHIMFLEKEGNFLLTEQKHSEATTKFKEALEYVDFIQNKEVCYKDRREDWDSLEKVRVPITLNLSQCLLELRDYQEVVVLNTKLLKKHRDNFKAVYQRARAHSALCNEEEARNDFQKVERLEPRFKPIVNQEMKRLGENLRNKHIIDKKNYWEATEEKWGLEGTKTKARKVKKTVKFQEEKKVEGSVQKEGEPEKTVKEGGSDGVREEKKPEGKGEEGSAKCVEKAAIAEKEGGSGGVEKDSGKRRVSIEAERDGQAGLVNRAGDKETDMAQTNEGRDNVATERSGKDKAVKKGKCHLTATQEVTKGSTGNKGTNESTRSKAIQSESTNRSPLATADLPNPQATEVLSEVAEERVGLDTQINRPNKGEAGESKINEGSKSEGKSSDEQLCSSEGASHTKSGVSTGNRSFKSKRKHKKKK; encoded by the exons ATGGAGGAGACGTACCTGCTGAACTACCCAGGAGTCAAGAAGAAGATTCTGGTCGGCGGGAATGGCCCAATGCCCCACTTTCCACCGGGGACCAAG CTGGTGTTCCACTTCCAGACGCTGTTGGACAACTTTGAGCGCACTGTGATTGACGACAGTCGTAAAGCCAAAGCCAAAGTGCCAATGGAGATCTTTGTGGGGAAGATGTTCAAGATGGAGGTGTGGGAGACTCTGCTGACCTCCATGAGGATCGGAGAGGTGGCTGAGTTCTGGTGCGATGCTGTT CACACAGGCTTGTACCCTATCGTGTCCAAGGGGATGAGGCTGATTGCCCAGGGCAAGGACCCCCTAGAGGGCCAGAGGCACACGTGTGGCATGGGGAACATGTTCAACTACAACACTACTGGCTGGCCTGAGCTGGATGAACTGATGAGAACACCTCAGGCACTGATCTTCATCATGGAGCTCATTCAG GTGGGAGACCCCTTCTCGTACAAGCGGGAGTCGTGGATAATGGACAAGGATGAGAAGATGAAGGAAGTGCCCTCGCTCCACCTGCAGGGCAATGCGCTGGTCAGACAGGGACACTTCAGAGAGGCTGCCAAGAAGTACCAGGAAGCTGTGGTGCTACTCCGGATTGTACTGTccaag GAGATGCCAGGTGATGAGGACTACATAGCCGTGGACAGGCTCATCACCCCCCTAGTGTTGAACTACTGTCAGTGCATGTTGGAGCTGGAGGAGTACTATGAGGTTCTGGAGCATACCAGTGACCTGATACACAAAcacaaag aCTGTGTCAAGGCGTACTACAAGAGGGCCAAGGCCCATGCTGCAGTGTGGAACGAGAAGGAGGCCAAGAGAGACTTCAACATGGTGGCCAACCTGGACATCACTCTGGCCCCTCTGGTGCACAAAGAGCTGAGGTTCCTCGCTGACAGACTGAAGGAGAAATactgggaagagaaggagaaatacTGGAACTGCCTGGagcaagaggagaaagaggggaagaaagCGGAAGATGAGGAGAAGGAAGATGAAGAGGGCAAGAAAGACAAGGATGGTGAGAGCACAGTGACCAAGGTGAAAGATAAGGAGAAAAGCAATGATAACTCCGCCTCTTCCAAAGAGGAAGTGAAAGATGTCAAGGATGACAAGCAGAATGAGACAGGGTGGAAAAAGGCTATAGAGAAGGATGGAACAACCATTACTGCTACAGTGAAGGATAAGGCTAAAGTGAAGGATAGAACTGCCAATCAGGCTACAATGAAGGATGAAACAGCCAATAAGAGGACAGAGAGCACCCCGGAAACCCAGCCAGAGACCAATCAGAGTGCTCTGTCTGTGATAGAGGGGATGGACTGGCAGCAGAAGTTACGACACATCATGTTCCTGGAAAAGGAGGGTAACTTCCTGCTTACAGAACAGAAACACAGCGAGGCCACAACAAAGTTCAAGGAGGCTCTGGAGTACGTGGACTTCATTCAAAACAAG GAGGTGTGCTATAAAGACAGGAGGGAGGACTGGGACTCTCTGGAGAAGGTGCGTGTGCCGATCACTCTCAACCTCAGCCAGTGTCTGCTGGAGCTCAGGGACTACCAGGAAGTGGTGGTACTCAACACCAAGCTGCTCAAGAAACACAGAG ATAACTTCAAGGCAGTGTACCAGCGGGCCAGAGCCCACTCGGCTCTGTGCAACGAGGAGGAGGCCAGGAATGACTTCCAGAAGGTGGAACGTCTGGAGCCCAGGTTCAAGCCCATCGTCAATCAGGAGATGAAGAGGCTGGGCGAGAACCTCCGGAACAAGCACATCATCGACAAGAAGAACTACTGGGAAGCGACAGAGGAAAAGTGGGGCCTCGAGGGCACCAAGACCAAAGCCAGGAAAGTAAAGAAGACAGTGAAGTTTCAAGAGGAGAAAAAAGTAGAGGGGAGCGTTCAGAAAGAAGGGGAACCAGAGAAGACTGTAAAAGAGGGAGGTAgtgatggagtgagagaggagaagaaaccagagggaaaaggagaggaggggagtgcgAAGTGTGTGGAGAAAGCAGCCATTGCTGAGAAAGAGGGAGGCAGTGGGGGAGTGGAGAAGGATAGTGGGAAAAGAAGAGTGAGTATAGAGGCAGAGCGAGATGGACAGGCGGGGTTAGTTAACAGAGCAGGAGATAAAGAGACCGATATGGCACAGACCAATGAAGGCAGAGATAATGTAGCCACAGAGAGATCAGGGAAGGATAAGGCTGTGAAAAAGGGAAAATGTCACTTAACTGCCACCCAGGAAGTAACCAAGGGAAGCACAGGGAACAAAGGCACCAATGAGAGTACAAGAAGTAAAGCCATTCAATCCGAATCGACCAATAGGAGTCCATTAGCCACCGCTGACCTCCCTAACCCACAGGCCACAGAGGTACTTTCAGAGGTAGCTGAGGAGAGAGTCGGGTTAGACACACAGATCAACAGACCTAACAAAGGAGAGGCAGGGGAAAGCAAAATTAATGAAGGGAGTAAATCAGAGGGAAAGAGTTCTGACGAACAGCTGTGTTCATCGGAGGGGGCGAGCCACACCAAATCTGGGGTCTCGACTGGAAACCGCTCTTTCAAGTCCAAGCGTAAACACAAGAAAAAGAAATGA